The following are encoded together in the Culex pipiens pallens isolate TS chromosome 1, TS_CPP_V2, whole genome shotgun sequence genome:
- the LOC120418035 gene encoding mitochondrial amidoxime-reducing component 1-like isoform X1, protein MIDFCSIPFTFKHHVAKDSPEMMSRVSLLKLELLDESGSGGDKTIRNVILAAVGVSVAAVTGYGVYKLVRQYLENTPPKQWRRVGELTDLHVYPIKSCGAIRLTQMDCSTIGPKLGLLRDRIFMVIQTDGTFITGRSHPKLVLVQPRFDDQYETMTLSAPGMMDIAVDVKRLFSVEPVKASVWGQTVTAVDCGEELARWLSRFLLSEDFGLRLVFYPLAHPTRPVREKNLIHINLTPRDSGALHDATSFMLVSEASVADVNARVDKPCSAVQYRPNFVVKGPGAFEEDDWKWIKIGETVYRNVKACTRCIFTNVDPETGIPNSDGEPLKTLKSYRKKPGLGDSPVVGMQMGVRREGTVRLGDAVYVGC, encoded by the exons ATGATTGACTTCTGCTCGATTCCGTTCACTTTCAAGCATCACGTCGCGAAGGATTCACCCGAGATGATGTCCA GAGTCTCTCTGTTGAAACTAGAACTGCTCGACGAGTCCGGATCCGGCGGGGACAAAACCATCCGGAATGTGATCCTGGCGGCCGTCGGAGTCAGCGTTGCGGCCGTCACCGGCTACGGCGTGTACAAGCTGGTCCGGCAGTATCTGGAAAATACTCCACCGAAGCA ATGGCGCCGCGTTGGCGAGCTCACCGACCTGCACGTCTACCCGATCAAGTCGTGCGGCGCGATCCGGCTCACCCAGATGGACTGCTCCACCATCGGACCCAAGCTCGGTCTGCTGCGCGATCGAATCTTCATGGTGATCCAAACCGACGGAACGTTCATCACCGGCCGCTCTCACCCCAAGCTAGTGCTGGTGCAGCCACGCTTCGACGACCAGTACGAAACGATGACCCTGTCCGCGCCCGGCATGATGGACATCGCCGTCGACGTCAAGCGGCTCTTCTCCGTCGAGCCCGTCAAGGCGTCCGTCTGGGGCCAGACCGTGACGGCGGTCGACTGCGGCGAAGAACTCGCCCGCTGGCTGTCCCGCTTCCTGCTCAGTGAAGACTTCGGCCTGCGGCTGGTGTTCTACCCGCTAGCCCATCCGACGCGGCCAGTCCGCGAGAAGAACCTCATCCACATCAACCTGACGCCGCGGGACTCCGGAGCGCTGCACGACGCCACCAGCTTCATGCTCGTGTCGGAGGCGTCCGTGGCGGACGTGAACGCGCGCGTCGATAAGCCTTGCTCGGCGGTGCAGTACAGGCCAAACTTTGTCGTGAAGGGACCGGGTGCGTTCGAGGAGGACGACTGGAAGTGGATCAAGATCGGCGAGACGGTGTACCGGAACGTGAAGGCTTGCACGAG ATGCATCTTCACGAACGTCGACCCGGAAACTGGCATTCCCAACAGCGATGGTGAACCGCTGAAAACGCTCAAATC GTACCGCAAGAAGCCCGGTCTGGGCGATTCCCCTGTCGTGGGCATGCAGATGGGCGTCCGCCGCGAGGGAACCGTCCGTCTGGGGGATGCCGTTTACGTCGGATGCTAA
- the LOC120418035 gene encoding mitochondrial amidoxime-reducing component 1-like isoform X2, whose protein sequence is MIDFCSIPFTFKHHVAKDSPEMMSKLLDESGSGGDKTIRNVILAAVGVSVAAVTGYGVYKLVRQYLENTPPKQWRRVGELTDLHVYPIKSCGAIRLTQMDCSTIGPKLGLLRDRIFMVIQTDGTFITGRSHPKLVLVQPRFDDQYETMTLSAPGMMDIAVDVKRLFSVEPVKASVWGQTVTAVDCGEELARWLSRFLLSEDFGLRLVFYPLAHPTRPVREKNLIHINLTPRDSGALHDATSFMLVSEASVADVNARVDKPCSAVQYRPNFVVKGPGAFEEDDWKWIKIGETVYRNVKACTRCIFTNVDPETGIPNSDGEPLKTLKSYRKKPGLGDSPVVGMQMGVRREGTVRLGDAVYVGC, encoded by the exons ATGATTGACTTCTGCTCGATTCCGTTCACTTTCAAGCATCACGTCGCGAAGGATTCACCCGAGATGATGTCCA AACTGCTCGACGAGTCCGGATCCGGCGGGGACAAAACCATCCGGAATGTGATCCTGGCGGCCGTCGGAGTCAGCGTTGCGGCCGTCACCGGCTACGGCGTGTACAAGCTGGTCCGGCAGTATCTGGAAAATACTCCACCGAAGCA ATGGCGCCGCGTTGGCGAGCTCACCGACCTGCACGTCTACCCGATCAAGTCGTGCGGCGCGATCCGGCTCACCCAGATGGACTGCTCCACCATCGGACCCAAGCTCGGTCTGCTGCGCGATCGAATCTTCATGGTGATCCAAACCGACGGAACGTTCATCACCGGCCGCTCTCACCCCAAGCTAGTGCTGGTGCAGCCACGCTTCGACGACCAGTACGAAACGATGACCCTGTCCGCGCCCGGCATGATGGACATCGCCGTCGACGTCAAGCGGCTCTTCTCCGTCGAGCCCGTCAAGGCGTCCGTCTGGGGCCAGACCGTGACGGCGGTCGACTGCGGCGAAGAACTCGCCCGCTGGCTGTCCCGCTTCCTGCTCAGTGAAGACTTCGGCCTGCGGCTGGTGTTCTACCCGCTAGCCCATCCGACGCGGCCAGTCCGCGAGAAGAACCTCATCCACATCAACCTGACGCCGCGGGACTCCGGAGCGCTGCACGACGCCACCAGCTTCATGCTCGTGTCGGAGGCGTCCGTGGCGGACGTGAACGCGCGCGTCGATAAGCCTTGCTCGGCGGTGCAGTACAGGCCAAACTTTGTCGTGAAGGGACCGGGTGCGTTCGAGGAGGACGACTGGAAGTGGATCAAGATCGGCGAGACGGTGTACCGGAACGTGAAGGCTTGCACGAG ATGCATCTTCACGAACGTCGACCCGGAAACTGGCATTCCCAACAGCGATGGTGAACCGCTGAAAACGCTCAAATC GTACCGCAAGAAGCCCGGTCTGGGCGATTCCCCTGTCGTGGGCATGCAGATGGGCGTCCGCCGCGAGGGAACCGTCCGTCTGGGGGATGCCGTTTACGTCGGATGCTAA
- the LOC120418035 gene encoding mitochondrial amidoxime-reducing component 1-like isoform X3: protein MIDFCSIPFTFKHHVAKDSPEMMSRVSLLKLELLDESGSGGDKTIRNVILAAVGVSVAAVTGYGVYKLVRQYLENTPPKQWRRVGELTDLHVYPIKSCGAIRLTQMDCSTIGPKLGLLRDRIFMVIQTDGTFITGRSHPKLVLVQPRFDDQYETMTLSAPGMMDIAVDVKRLFSVEPVKASVWGQTVTAVDCGEELARWLSRFLLSEDFGLRLVFYPLAHPTRPVREKNLIHINLTPRDSGALHDATSFMLVSEASVADVNARVDKPCSAVQYRPNFVVKGPGAFEEDDWKWIKIGETVYRNVKACTSDGEPLKTLKSYRKKPGLGDSPVVGMQMGVRREGTVRLGDAVYVGC, encoded by the exons ATGATTGACTTCTGCTCGATTCCGTTCACTTTCAAGCATCACGTCGCGAAGGATTCACCCGAGATGATGTCCA GAGTCTCTCTGTTGAAACTAGAACTGCTCGACGAGTCCGGATCCGGCGGGGACAAAACCATCCGGAATGTGATCCTGGCGGCCGTCGGAGTCAGCGTTGCGGCCGTCACCGGCTACGGCGTGTACAAGCTGGTCCGGCAGTATCTGGAAAATACTCCACCGAAGCA ATGGCGCCGCGTTGGCGAGCTCACCGACCTGCACGTCTACCCGATCAAGTCGTGCGGCGCGATCCGGCTCACCCAGATGGACTGCTCCACCATCGGACCCAAGCTCGGTCTGCTGCGCGATCGAATCTTCATGGTGATCCAAACCGACGGAACGTTCATCACCGGCCGCTCTCACCCCAAGCTAGTGCTGGTGCAGCCACGCTTCGACGACCAGTACGAAACGATGACCCTGTCCGCGCCCGGCATGATGGACATCGCCGTCGACGTCAAGCGGCTCTTCTCCGTCGAGCCCGTCAAGGCGTCCGTCTGGGGCCAGACCGTGACGGCGGTCGACTGCGGCGAAGAACTCGCCCGCTGGCTGTCCCGCTTCCTGCTCAGTGAAGACTTCGGCCTGCGGCTGGTGTTCTACCCGCTAGCCCATCCGACGCGGCCAGTCCGCGAGAAGAACCTCATCCACATCAACCTGACGCCGCGGGACTCCGGAGCGCTGCACGACGCCACCAGCTTCATGCTCGTGTCGGAGGCGTCCGTGGCGGACGTGAACGCGCGCGTCGATAAGCCTTGCTCGGCGGTGCAGTACAGGCCAAACTTTGTCGTGAAGGGACCGGGTGCGTTCGAGGAGGACGACTGGAAGTGGATCAAGATCGGCGAGACGGTGTACCGGAACGTGAAGGCTTGCACGAG CGATGGTGAACCGCTGAAAACGCTCAAATC GTACCGCAAGAAGCCCGGTCTGGGCGATTCCCCTGTCGTGGGCATGCAGATGGGCGTCCGCCGCGAGGGAACCGTCCGTCTGGGGGATGCCGTTTACGTCGGATGCTAA
- the LOC120418035 gene encoding mitochondrial amidoxime-reducing component 1-like isoform X5, with protein MMSKLLDESGSGGDKTIRNVILAAVGVSVAAVTGYGVYKLVRQYLENTPPKQWRRVGELTDLHVYPIKSCGAIRLTQMDCSTIGPKLGLLRDRIFMVIQTDGTFITGRSHPKLVLVQPRFDDQYETMTLSAPGMMDIAVDVKRLFSVEPVKASVWGQTVTAVDCGEELARWLSRFLLSEDFGLRLVFYPLAHPTRPVREKNLIHINLTPRDSGALHDATSFMLVSEASVADVNARVDKPCSAVQYRPNFVVKGPGAFEEDDWKWIKIGETVYRNVKACTRCIFTNVDPETGIPNSDGEPLKTLKSYRKKPGLGDSPVVGMQMGVRREGTVRLGDAVYVGC; from the exons ATGATGTCCA AACTGCTCGACGAGTCCGGATCCGGCGGGGACAAAACCATCCGGAATGTGATCCTGGCGGCCGTCGGAGTCAGCGTTGCGGCCGTCACCGGCTACGGCGTGTACAAGCTGGTCCGGCAGTATCTGGAAAATACTCCACCGAAGCA ATGGCGCCGCGTTGGCGAGCTCACCGACCTGCACGTCTACCCGATCAAGTCGTGCGGCGCGATCCGGCTCACCCAGATGGACTGCTCCACCATCGGACCCAAGCTCGGTCTGCTGCGCGATCGAATCTTCATGGTGATCCAAACCGACGGAACGTTCATCACCGGCCGCTCTCACCCCAAGCTAGTGCTGGTGCAGCCACGCTTCGACGACCAGTACGAAACGATGACCCTGTCCGCGCCCGGCATGATGGACATCGCCGTCGACGTCAAGCGGCTCTTCTCCGTCGAGCCCGTCAAGGCGTCCGTCTGGGGCCAGACCGTGACGGCGGTCGACTGCGGCGAAGAACTCGCCCGCTGGCTGTCCCGCTTCCTGCTCAGTGAAGACTTCGGCCTGCGGCTGGTGTTCTACCCGCTAGCCCATCCGACGCGGCCAGTCCGCGAGAAGAACCTCATCCACATCAACCTGACGCCGCGGGACTCCGGAGCGCTGCACGACGCCACCAGCTTCATGCTCGTGTCGGAGGCGTCCGTGGCGGACGTGAACGCGCGCGTCGATAAGCCTTGCTCGGCGGTGCAGTACAGGCCAAACTTTGTCGTGAAGGGACCGGGTGCGTTCGAGGAGGACGACTGGAAGTGGATCAAGATCGGCGAGACGGTGTACCGGAACGTGAAGGCTTGCACGAG ATGCATCTTCACGAACGTCGACCCGGAAACTGGCATTCCCAACAGCGATGGTGAACCGCTGAAAACGCTCAAATC GTACCGCAAGAAGCCCGGTCTGGGCGATTCCCCTGTCGTGGGCATGCAGATGGGCGTCCGCCGCGAGGGAACCGTCCGTCTGGGGGATGCCGTTTACGTCGGATGCTAA
- the LOC120418035 gene encoding mitochondrial amidoxime-reducing component 1-like isoform X4, with the protein MMSRVSLLKLELLDESGSGGDKTIRNVILAAVGVSVAAVTGYGVYKLVRQYLENTPPKQWRRVGELTDLHVYPIKSCGAIRLTQMDCSTIGPKLGLLRDRIFMVIQTDGTFITGRSHPKLVLVQPRFDDQYETMTLSAPGMMDIAVDVKRLFSVEPVKASVWGQTVTAVDCGEELARWLSRFLLSEDFGLRLVFYPLAHPTRPVREKNLIHINLTPRDSGALHDATSFMLVSEASVADVNARVDKPCSAVQYRPNFVVKGPGAFEEDDWKWIKIGETVYRNVKACTRCIFTNVDPETGIPNSDGEPLKTLKSYRKKPGLGDSPVVGMQMGVRREGTVRLGDAVYVGC; encoded by the exons ATGATGTCCA GAGTCTCTCTGTTGAAACTAGAACTGCTCGACGAGTCCGGATCCGGCGGGGACAAAACCATCCGGAATGTGATCCTGGCGGCCGTCGGAGTCAGCGTTGCGGCCGTCACCGGCTACGGCGTGTACAAGCTGGTCCGGCAGTATCTGGAAAATACTCCACCGAAGCA ATGGCGCCGCGTTGGCGAGCTCACCGACCTGCACGTCTACCCGATCAAGTCGTGCGGCGCGATCCGGCTCACCCAGATGGACTGCTCCACCATCGGACCCAAGCTCGGTCTGCTGCGCGATCGAATCTTCATGGTGATCCAAACCGACGGAACGTTCATCACCGGCCGCTCTCACCCCAAGCTAGTGCTGGTGCAGCCACGCTTCGACGACCAGTACGAAACGATGACCCTGTCCGCGCCCGGCATGATGGACATCGCCGTCGACGTCAAGCGGCTCTTCTCCGTCGAGCCCGTCAAGGCGTCCGTCTGGGGCCAGACCGTGACGGCGGTCGACTGCGGCGAAGAACTCGCCCGCTGGCTGTCCCGCTTCCTGCTCAGTGAAGACTTCGGCCTGCGGCTGGTGTTCTACCCGCTAGCCCATCCGACGCGGCCAGTCCGCGAGAAGAACCTCATCCACATCAACCTGACGCCGCGGGACTCCGGAGCGCTGCACGACGCCACCAGCTTCATGCTCGTGTCGGAGGCGTCCGTGGCGGACGTGAACGCGCGCGTCGATAAGCCTTGCTCGGCGGTGCAGTACAGGCCAAACTTTGTCGTGAAGGGACCGGGTGCGTTCGAGGAGGACGACTGGAAGTGGATCAAGATCGGCGAGACGGTGTACCGGAACGTGAAGGCTTGCACGAG ATGCATCTTCACGAACGTCGACCCGGAAACTGGCATTCCCAACAGCGATGGTGAACCGCTGAAAACGCTCAAATC GTACCGCAAGAAGCCCGGTCTGGGCGATTCCCCTGTCGTGGGCATGCAGATGGGCGTCCGCCGCGAGGGAACCGTCCGTCTGGGGGATGCCGTTTACGTCGGATGCTAA
- the LOC120418409 gene encoding mitochondrial amidoxime reducing component 2-like, whose amino-acid sequence MLSKLIEEFSAASASKQALLVAAGVGTVAATAVGAYYVKKRIDNTPPKQWRRAGEINEIFVYPIKSCGPIKVSRIGCSMLGPQRQMLRDRIFMVTNEDGKFVTARQKPKMVLIRPQFDASFARMTLSAPGMDDITIDVKALLDGPQANGVVWGETVPTVDCGDDVARWFSTYILGTDKGYRLKFYPLNETSRKRSNEDTGSLQDETSYMLFNTATVEDLNTRLDQKVTALQFRPNFVVKGPPAYAEDNWRWVKIGNTVFRYVKPCLRCVFTNIDPAKGISNQEGQPLKTLKGYRKIPALGESPAFGIHLGLRKAGEVSLGDPVYYGC is encoded by the exons ATGTTATCTA AGCTGATTGAGGAGTTCAGTGCTGCCAGCGCGTCCAAGCAGGCTTTGCTGGTGGCGGCAGGGGTCGGAACGGTTGCGGCGACCGCCGTCGGAGCCTACTACGTCAAGAAGCGCATCGACAACACCCCACCCAAGCAGTGGCGTAGGGCGGGCGAGATAAACGAAATCTTCGTGTACCCCATCAAGTCATGTGGTCCGATCAAGGTCAGCCGCATCGGTTGCTCGATGCTGGGTCCCCAGCGGCAGATGCTGCGCGACCGGATCTTTATGGTTACGAACGAGGACGGGAAGTTTGTGACGGCCCGGCAAAAGCCGAAGATGGTGCTGATCCGGCCGCAGTTTGACGCTAGTTTCGCACGGATGACCTTGTCGGCGCCCGGAATGGATGACATTACGATCGATGTCAAGGCGCTGCTCGATGGTCCTCAAGCGAACGGGGTCGTCTGGGGTGAGACGGTGCCAACCGTGGACTGCGGCGACGATGTGGCCAGGTGGTTCTCGACGTACATCCTCGGCACGGACAAAGGGTACCGCTTGAAGTTTTACCCGCTGAACGAAACTTCCCGAAAGAGATCCAACGAAGATACCGGCTCCCTGCAGGACGAAACAAGCTACATGCTGTTCAACACGGCCACCGTGGAGGACCTCAACACCCGGCTGGACCAAAAAGTGACCGCGCTGCAGTTCCGGCCGAACTTTGTCGTCAAAGGGCCACCCGCCTACGCCGAGGACAACTGGCGTTGGGTCAAGATTGGCAACACGGTGTTCCGGTACGTGAAACCCTGCCTGCGCTGTGTGTTTACCAACATTGATCCGGCCAAGGGCATCAGCAACCAGGAGGGGCAGCCGCTGAAGACGTTGAAGGG ATACCGTAAAATTCCGGCACTGGGAGAATCACCAGCTTTTGGAATTCATCTCGGTTTACGCAAGGCTGGCGAGGTCAGTCTTGGTGATCCGGTGTACTATGGCTGCTGA